Below is a window of Moraxella nasibovis DNA.
TTCCAAATGTTCACTCGAACGCTCGCCATGAGCGATGAAAGCATGGCTGGATAAGTCTTTGGGTACGCTGATGGCGTCAAAACGCTGCAAATACTCAGGCGATGCAAGTAGCACCTGACCCACTTTGGTAAGGCTTACGCCCTGTGGGTTTGTCTCCAAGACCAACGCCAAGTCAATGCGGTCTTCGATGATGTCGAGCGCATCACCACGAGAGATGATGTTTAGCGACAGATTTTCATGTTCACTCAGCCACTCACTCAGCGCAGGAATGAGATAAGTACTGGCGATCTCAGGTGAAGTGGCGATGCGCAGACTGCCTGCAATCTCGTCTTTGAGCTGGCTTACACTGTCTCGTCCTTGCTCTGCCGCCTTCACCATCTGCAAAGCCGCATGATACAGGCTCTCCCCCGCCTCACTAAGGCTTAGCTTTCGGGTTGAGCGGTGCAGTAGCGCCACCCCCAAATCCTCTTCAAGCGAGCGAATCTGCTGACTGACTGCACTCGTTGTGATGCCCAATTCCTTGGCAGCACCGCTGAATGACCCGTGACGCACCACACTGGCAAATACCGCCATACCCCGTAATTTTTCTAACATAACACACTCTCTTGTCCGTTGCACTGACCCAAAATCAAAGCCAGGCCATTTGACACACCTCAATCAATCATCCATCTGTCATCGGCGTGCTAAAAGCTTTGATTCAACCCAACAAAATACATTACAACTAATACATTATAACAAATTGGCATGCAGGATTATACAGATAAAATGAATGATTTATATAATTTTTCTGCAAAAACCAAGTTTATTATAGAGCATGACATGGCATTAAGCAAATGTTTCTTGGCATTATTTCAAATGTAAATTTTCTTCATAATATAAATAAATGTTATTTTTGTGTTGTGTTTTTAGGAGTTTAATGTTAATTTACTGCCCGACAAAATGGGATTGCCATCATCGATGATAAAGCCTTGCTGCCAAAGCGCCTGCGTGACAGGGCTTTGGATGAGTTGGTTTTGCGCTCTGATAAGCACGGCAGCTTGGCGCTCTTGTTGCAAGACATAGGGCGTGGCAAGCCTATCAGCATCGCTCAGCAGTGATGGCTCGTCGCCAAGCGTCATCTTTGGCAGGCGTTCACCGATTTTTACTTTGGCGCTGGCAAAGCTTTTGCTGACTTGGGCGTTGTGACTTTCTACATGCAGCGTGCTGACACCGTCGATATCTCCGAGCATTTGGCTATGCATGAGCAGCGCCAGCTCATCGTTATCAAACAGCCCATCTTGACGAGCCTCAGACAGCCAAAAGTCCCATTTTTGTGCATTCCACTCGCCACTCATGTCGGTAGGCGGTGGCAAAAGCTCGGCTTTTAAGGCGCTCTTTTGATCACTGATGGCATCGGCTTGTGTAGGCGGCGCTAAGACTGCATCAGCTTGCACCTGCTCCACCTCTTGAATGGCTAGGCTGGGTGCGTCGCTTGCGGTGGTCGGTGCGTCTTCTTGAATGTTTGGCTGAGCATCTGACGGCTCAGCCATCTCATCGCTTGGTGATGGCTTGCTTGCATCACTGGCGACATTTGGTTGAGCATTGGTTTTGACTTCATCAATTTCATCAATTTCATCAATTTCATCAATTTCATCAATTTCATCAATTTCATCAATTTCATCAATTTCATCAATTTCATCAATTTCATCAATTTCGTTAATTTCGTTAATTTCGTTAATTTCGTTAATTTCGTTAATTTCGTTAATTTCGTTAATTTCGTTAATTTCGTTAATTTCGTTAATTTCGTTAATTTCGTTAATTTCGTTAATTTCGTGAGTTTCGTCGATTTCGGTTTGATTTGATGGCAAATCAGCAGACTCCAATGGCATAGCATTGCTTGCGTCTGTTGGTGCATCGGCTGGCGTCGGCTCGTTTATGGAGTCGGTTTGTATGACGGGGCGTGCCATCTCGCCGACCGCCAAAGGACGAAAGGCAAGCAATCTTAAAACGCCCATTTCTAGCGCCTGCATTGGCGTACTTGCCAGACGCACGCTCTCTCTTGCCCTGATGGCAATCTCATAATACAGCTGCAAGACATCGGCAGGGATTTTTTGTGACAGTTTGGCAAATGCTGCTTTTTGCTCTTCATTTTTATCCATCGACAGTGGCAAATACTGCATCATGGCAAGCTCATGCAAGGCATCGACCAGCTTATCAAGCATCGCCACCGCATCCACCATCTGCTGTCTTAGGCGGGTGATGTGCTCGGCAATGCGGCGAGCATCACCCAAATAAATGTCATCAATCAGCCTAAGCACATCCAAGCCATCGACCAGACCGAGCATCGCATTGACGCTTTCATCGCTGATCTTACCGCCACCAAAGGCGATGGCTTGGTCAGTCAAAGACAGGGCGTCACGCACCGATCCTTTGGCAGACTCGGCAAGCTGCCAAAGCGCCTGCTTGGAAAAACTGACATTTTCTTGATTCAAAATATCCGCCAAATGCTCATGCAGCTGTACCTGTGACATCGGACGCAGCACAAATTGCAAACAGCGGGAGACGATGGTAATGGGCAGTTTTTGCGGGTCGGTGGTGGCTAGGATAAATTTGACATGCTCGGGCGGCTCTTCTAGCGTCTTTAACAATGCATTAAAAGAATGGGTCGAGAGCATATGCACTTCGTCAATCAGATACACCTTGTAGCGCCCTTGCGTGGGAGCATAAGGCACATTTTCAAGCAAATCTCTGGTGTCTTCCACCTTCGTACGACTCGCCGCATCGATCTCAATCAAGTCAATGAATCTGCCAGCATCCACGCTCACACAGGTATCACACACCCCACAAGGCGTACTGGTGATGCCTGTTTCGCAGTTTAGGCATTTGGCAAGGATTCGAGCGATGGTCGTCTTGCCCACACCACGAGTACCTGTGAACAGATAAGCATGGTGCAGCCGCCCTGTGTCAATGGCATTGGCAAGCGCCTGCCAGACATGTTGCTGCCCGAGCAGCTGGCTAAAATCTTTGGGGCGGTATTTTCGGGCTAAGACTTGGTATTGTGACATAATTATTTGGCGCTTTTGCTAAAAGACTTGGTAAAAGACTATTGTAACTTAAAATTCACCAGAATAAAAATTGAATTTATTTTCATACCAAGGAAAGCCACAGGATGAGCATGACTTATCTATTTAGGTTGGATTGGATTGGCATTCAAGTTTTTGGCTATCAATGCTACAAATACCATCATGGCATCGCTCGGCAGTGTCAGTCATTCAAGGCAAAATGCACCGTCTTTATATCTCCCACATCATCGCCCGCTTGGGATTTTTCGTGCCAAGTCAGCGTCTCGTCAGTCATCGCCAGCACATTGGAGACGCAAGTGCCGTAGCCATCTGTCTTAACAAATATCGCCGACAACGCCTTCTCCCATGCCTCATCGATGCCCGTGTTAGGCAGGCGCTCTTGGGTGCGAGCATCTTCCAAGACATCCAAGCCCACCGCCAAAACATCGCCGCCAAGCCTCGTTCCGTCATGCCCGATGAGCGGCAGCAGCTCTTGGGTAAAACGCTTTCGTAAATGCGCCACTTTCGCCCAGTCATCACCCATAAGACCATTAGACAGCACATACACACCGCCATGCAAAGCCTCTGGCGCATGACCTTTGTTGCTCATGTACACCGCCTGCTGCCTATTGCCCACGATGAGATTAAAGCCAGCATAGTCTTGCTGTGTTTTTTGTAGCGCTTTGGCAAACTGCATGGGACTGTCATCAGACTGCAAAAACGCCGTCAAGAGATGCCCACGAGAAGTGGCAAACTTACGCCGATCTCGACCATCTCGATAATTGGTCAGCACCGCCCAGCGTCCAGATTTTGTCACACCAAGCCAAGTTCCCCCTTCTGACAAATCCCTACCTGCATAAAATCTCAAATCCTCTTGATAATCAAGCCCTGCACTTGGTCTGTCATAAAATTCATCACGATTTGAAATCAAAAACAGCGGCACTTGATGACACACTTGCCACGCTAAGGCGACGATACACATGAACAATCCTTATTAAAAACCCAATGATATACTAAGAGTGGAAAACACATCAACCACACGCCACCACACAAAAACAGGGGCGAAAACCTCACCCCTGTCAATCATAGCTACTCGTAGCTGCTCATACTATCTGCGCAGATGACCAAAATCACTCGGCGAACAAACCTTTGGCAAACATGTCTCGCATGACTTTCTTATCAAGCTTGCCGACGCTGGTTTTTGGCAGCTGCTCCAAAAATCTCACTTGGCTTGGTATGCCGTATTTTGGAATCATACCCCGCTCGAATGCCTGCTCAGCCAGCGCCAAAATGTCCTCGGCTTTGGTCTCTTGGCAGTCTGGCTTTTTGACGATGAGTGCCATCGGACGCTCACCCCATTTCTCATCTGGCACGCCGATCACTGCGATGTCTGCCACGCTCGGATGCAGCGACAAAATTGTCTCGATTTCAAGCGACGACACCCACTCGCCACCAGATTTGATGACATCTTTTAGGCGGTCGGTGACTTGCAGATTGCCCTCACGATTTATGTGGGCGATGTCTTGGGTGTGTAGATAGCCGCCCTGCCACAGCTCGTCGCCTGCGTCGTGGTTTTTAAAGTAGCTTTGGGTGAGCCACGGCGCACGCACCACGATCTCGCCAGTAGATTGCTCATCTTGGGCATCGATGCGCTCACCGCCTTGCCACAGCTGAATGTCCACCAGCGCCACAGGCACGCCCGTCTTGGTGCGGCGGATGATGTCTTCATCTTCGCTCAGCACCTCTTTTTGATTGAATGTACTCATCGTGATGACAGGGCAAGTCTCCGACATGCCATAAGCGGTGAACGCCTCCACCCCGTTGGCAACGGCAGTTCTGGCAAGCCCTTCGGTCAGGCGTGAGCCACCGATGATCATCTTTAAGCCATCAAATTTACGCCCACGCTTCGCCATCTCACCCAAAAGCATTTGTAAGATGGTCGGCACGCCATGCGTGAAGGTCACGCCCTTTTGTTCAATCATGTCCACAAGCTTTTCAGGCACATAGCGCCCCGGATAAATCTGCTCGATGCCGATCATCGTTGACATGTATGGCACACCCCAGCCATGCACATGAAACAGCGGCGTCACTGGCATATAGACATCGCCATATCCCAAGCCTTGCTTCTCGGCATTGAGCGCAAAGGCAGTGGTGATGCCAAGCGTGTGCAGCACCAGCTGACGATGGCTGAAAAATACACCCTTTGGATCGCCTGTGGTACCACTGGTATAAAAGGTGGTGGCGATGGTGTTTTCATCAAAATCTGGAAAATCAAAATCTTCGCTGGCAGCAGCAAGCAGTGCCTCGTATTCGCCTGCGCATAAGCTGTGCATGTAGTCAGGAATGGCATTTGGCGCACCATCAAAAGCGCCATCGTCCAGCCAAATGACCTTTTCGACGGACGGCACATCCAAGTGATAATCTTGAATCATCGGCGCAAATTCTGCATTGAGCAGCAGCACCTTAGGCTTGGCATGATTGAGCGTGTACAGCACCTTATCAGGCGACAAGCGAATGTTCACCGTCTGCAAAATGTACTGACTCATCGGCACCGCAAAATAACTCTCCAAATAACGATGCGAATCCCAATCCATCACCGCCACCACATCGCCCGCCTGCAAATCAAGGCTCTTTAAGACATTGGCAAGGCGATTGATGCGCTTGAAAAAGTCAGCATAAGTATAAGTCAGGCGATCAGCATAGTGGATCTTTTGGTCTTTTGATGCGACTTTGGCACGGTTCAAAAGCTGCTTGATGAGTAGCGGATAGGCATAAGCCTCGTGGGCGCTCTGATAGTCTTGATAGTCCATGATATCACTCCTTGATAGTCTTGATGGTAGTTGATGGCGGTCGCTGACCGTTTAGCTACTAGCATAGTGATTTTTCAAAATGTTGTCAATATACATTTCACAAAAAAGCTGTTGCCTTAGGTCGGTACAGTTTTGCCGTCCGCTTGCGACAAGCCCCGCTCATGTCAAAAACATCAAGCGGGGCTATGGCAAATGGTGCGTTTATACGCTCATCACTTATGACGCATATGCGGGAATAAAATCACATCACGAATACTTGGTGCATTAGCAAATAGCATCACCAAACGGTCAATACCAATGCCTTCGCCTGCGGTTGGCGGCAAGCCATATTCAAGGGCTTCAATAAAGTCAGCATCATAATGCATTGCCTCATCATCGCCTGCGTCTTTTTCTGCCACCTGCTGTTTAAAGCGTTCGGCTTGGTCGATTGGGTCATTTAATTCTGAAAAGCCATTGGCAAGTTCTCGTCCGCCAATAAAGAATTCAAAACGGTCGGTAATGTGTGGATTGTCATCATTACGGCGAGCAAGGGGCGAAGTTTCTGCTGGGTATTCAGTAATAAAAGTCGGCTGTCTTAGCTGTGTTTCTACCGTTTCTTCAAACACAATGGTTTGTAATTTACCCAACCCGAACGATGGTTTGACTTCTTCTTTTAACGTATTTTTAACAAAATCCGCCAAGAATTCACGGTCATTGATATTATCCAAAGTCAGATTAGGATTATATTTTAAAATCGCTTCGCTCATTGGGATTTTGGCAAATGGGGCTTTAAAACTAAATACTTCTTCGCCATAAGGGACATCAGTCGTTCCTAAAATATCCATTGCCAATTTTTCAAGCATATTTTCAGTCAATGCCATTAAATCTTTATAATCAGCATAGGCTTGATAAAATTCAATCATCGTAAATTCAGGATTATGACGAGTAGAAACGCCTTCGTTACGGAAGTTACGGTTAATTTCAAATACACGCTCAAAACCGCCAACCACCAAGCGTTTTAAATAAAGCTCTGGGGCAATACGCAAAAACAGCTCCATATCCAAGGCATTATGATGCGTAACAAACGGACGAGCAGATGCACCACCTGGGATAATGTGCATCATTGGCGTTTCAACTTCCATATAGCGTTCATTGGTGAGATATTCACGAATGCCTGCCACCACTTTTGAGCGAATTTCAAAAGTTTTACGGGTTTCTTCGTTCACCATCAAATCTAAATATCGTTGGCGATATTTCACTTCGGTATCGGTCAAACCGTGAAATTTATCAGGAAGTGGGCGCAGTGATTTAGTCAATAATTCAAATTGCTCTAAATGAACATATAAATCGCCTTTGCCAGAACGACCCAAAAAACCTGTGCCAGCTACAATATCGCCCAAATCTAGCGATTTAATCAGCTCCAAAGTATCGGCATCAAGCCCTTTTCTATCGACATAAAGTTGGATACGACCTGTCATATCTTGAATGACGATAAACGAGCCACGATTAAGCATCACTCGTCCTGCGACTTTGGCATACACTTTTTCGCCATTTTCAATGGTTTCTTTATCCACGCCTTCAAATTGGGCTTGTAAATCGCCTGCATAATCTTCACGCTTAAAAGTATTGGGATAAGCGGTTTTGCCATTTTCTTTGGCTTTATTTTCCAAGTCTTTTAATTTGGCGTGGCGTTGGGCGATTAAATCGTTTTCGCTGAGTTGTGTTTCAGGGGTTTGGGTCTCTTTTGACATAATAAAAACCTTTGTTAAATTTTAAAATTAAATGTTTATTTGAATAAGTTCAAGGTATGCGCACACCTTTAAAATCTAAGTTTTTTCAAAAAGATGAGTATATGCACCTTGTGATTTGGTTATTTGGGCTTTGAATGAGATTGATGAATAACATTAATGTACGCACAAAACCCCACTAAACTCGCCTTTATTGACCGTGCCATAACAGCCAAATGGGACATTATTGCTTGGGCAGACACCTGTTGCTTTGGTATTTTCTTTGGCATAATCGTCCACAGAAGCAGTACATCGCCCTGCTTGGCAGTCGCTACCGTCCGTACACACTTTGCCTTTATCGGCAAATTCCACCACGCAAAAATCGTATCCAAGCAAGCCTTGTTTGCTAATTTGTCCGCCTTGTTTTTGGCATTCGGCAATCTCGGCAGGGGTTGCGTATTTGCCCGCTGGGTGTTTGACCATGTTGGCGGTTAAAGTTGTCCCCACGGTCTGTTTTGGTGTGTTATCCACTTTTTGCTTATTGATGGTGTTAGGTGTACAAGCGGTTAATGTGAATACAGTTATCACGCAAAACAATTTTTTCATTTTATTTACGCTCTTTATTTTTCCAAACCGTCTTTGGCAAAAAATAGAATGCAGATAATATTGTACCAATGGGAAATCCTAGCAACATAATTGCAAAAACGATTTCTGAAATTCTGCGGGACAGTTCCAATTTTCTTTTTGCACCTATTGCAAGCAATAAATGAACTGCCATAATAGGCATAAAACCCAACAAACTTTCTACAAATATTTGCCAAGAGCTTCTTTCTTTATATAAGGCTCCCAAAATAGGGTGGTTTCCAAAATAACCAAACGCAGAAACGAGTATAAAATAAAAAACAACAAAGCCAATATGCACTCGCATCAGCCTTAGATGATTATTATTAAAAGTTGTTTCCCATTGTTTCATTTATTCCCCAACACTCGCCATCAAATCCGCCTGATGTTCTCGCAGTAAACTGTCCAATAACTCACCCAAATCCCCTTCCATAATCGCATCTAGCTTATAAAGGGTCAAATTGATACGGTGGTCGGTCATACGCCCTTGTGGGAAATTATAGGTGCGAATGCGTTCCGAGCGGTCGCCAGAGCCGACTAGATTTCGTCTCATATCGCTCGTGGCATCTACTTGGGCTTGAACTTTGGCTTGCTGGATTTTGGCAACCAGCATTTTCATTGCTTTATCTTTGTTGGCGTGCTGAGAGCGTTCTTGCTGACACTCTGCCACCACACCTGTGGGAATGTGCGTGATTCGCACCGCACTGTCGGTCGTATTGACATGCTGACCGCCCGCCCCGCTTGAACGATAGGTGTCAATCCGTAAATCCGCAGGGTTAATCTCCACCGTGTCATCAATCTCAATCTCAGGCATCACGGCAACTGTACACGCCGATGTATGCACACGCCCCTGAGACTCGGTCGCTGGCACTCGCTGAACACGATGAGCCCCGCTTTCAAATTTGAGCCGTCCATAAACGCCCACGCCTGACACACGGCTGATGATTTCTTTATAGCCGCCGTGTTCGCCTTCGTTTGCCGACAGCACTTCCACCTGCCAGCCTTGACTTTGTGCGTATTTTTGGTACATACGAAACAAATCGCCCGAGAATATCGCTGCTTCATCGCCGCCTGTGCCTGCTCGGATTTCCAAAAATGCCGTTGCCTTGTCATTAGGGTCTTTTGGGAGCATGGCGACATTTAGGGTTTCGGTAAGCTCATCAATTTTGGCTTTTGCCGACTCAATTTCGTCTTGGGCAAGCTCACGCATATCAGGGTCGGACAGCATTTCATTGGCGGTTTCAAGGTCGCTTTCGGCTTGGACAAACGCCTGCCACAGCCCCACCAATTCGTCCAACTCGCTATGCTCCATGGACAAGGCACGGAACTTTTTATTGTCCGAAATCACATCTGGATCGGACAACAAATGGGTCACTTCTTCAAATCTGTCCGCCATTTGGTCAAGGCGGTGGCGTAAACTTTCTTTCATTATGATTGACAGGCTTTGTTATTAAACTGGTTATTTTGCCATAAAATGATAAGTTTTGCATTAAGTTTTGCTATAATTAACCACAAAATTAACACGCCATCACATCAGCACGCATCAGAACAAACCTTTGGAAAAAATCATGAACGCAATCATTCTAGACACCGAGACCACAGGCATGAGTATGCCACACGCCACCGAGATTGCATGGATTGAGATTGATGAGCATCTAAACCAAACCAATCTTAGCTTTAATCAGCGTTTCAACCCCCTAAAACCCATCGAGTCTGGGGCAAGTCGGGTCACAGGCATCTATGATGAGGATGTCAAAGATGCGCCGCCACACACCACTTTTGACATGCCAAAGGTGACTTATGTGATTGGGCATAACATTCGCTATGATTTGGGCGTCCTTCAAAACGCAGGTGTCGATTTGTCATCGATCAAGCCGATTTGTACTTGCAATTTGGCAAGAAAATATTTTGGCGAGCTGCCAAGATTTAGCCTTGGCGCGCTTTTGACGCATTTTTATCCTGAGGATAAGGCGGTCTATGAAAATCATGCGCATGGCGCTTATTATGATGTGCTTTTTACCTATAAAGTGCTGATTGCACTAAACCAAAGGATTGGCGCAAGCGACTTTGAGACTTTATTCATCGAAAGCCTGCCCACTAAGATGCCCTTTGGCAAGCACAAAGGCAAGCGTTTTGAGGAAGTGCCAGAGGATTATAAGCGCTGGCTGCTGCGCCAAGACATTGATAATGCCTTAAAAGTGGCGCTGTTTTATTAAGCCATTTTTAACATGCTTTTACAAACTTCCGCCTAAATTTACACAAAACAGAGCCATCACTGACCACCATCAAGCACGGCGAGTCAGCCACACGCCACTTTCAATGTGGTGTGTGTAGGGAAACTGGTCAAACAGCGCCATGCGTTTGATGTCGTGCGTTTGCGTGAGCGTTTGTAGATTGTCAAACAGCGTGTCTGGATTGCACGAAATGTAGATGATGTTGTCAAAATTTTGCAAAATCTTTAAAGTTTCGCCATCAATGCCTGCTCTGGGCGGATCAACAAACACCGTATTAAAGGCATAATTGTTCATCTCAATGCCAGCCTCCGCCAGCCGTCTAAATTCACGCTTGCCTGCATGAGCCTCGCTAAATTCTTCGGCAGAAAGCCTTGCAATGTCAATGTTGGCGATGTTGTTTTTGGCAATCGCCCATTTGGCGGCATGGACGGACGATTTGGCAAGCTCGGTCGCCAGCACTTTTTGAAAATATTTGGACAGTGGCAAGGTAAAATTGCCATTACCGCAGTACAATTCAAGCAAATCTTGTTTATTTTCAATGCCGTCCGCCACATCGCAGGCAAAGTTTAACATCTGCGTGCAAACAAAAGCATTGGGCTGGCTAAATCCGCCTTCAATCTGCCGATAATAAAAGTCGGTTTCTACACCTTTGATATCGACTGTCATTTTTTCGGTAACAAAATCATCAGACAAGACAATTTTTTGCCCACGACTGCGACCGATGATTTTTACGCCCAATTTATCCGCCAAAGACTGTGCCACGCCCTGCCATGCTTCGTCTAATTTTTTGTGATAAATGAGCGAGACAAGCATTTCGCCGTGTAGCGTGCTTAAAAAATGCACTTCAAAAATCCGCTCTGACAACAGCGAATTTGCCTTTAATTCATCAAGCAGCACCGGCATCAGCTCGTTAATCTGGCGACTGGCGAT
It encodes the following:
- a CDS encoding LysR family transcriptional regulator: MLEKLRGMAVFASVVRHGSFSGAAKELGITTSAVSQQIRSLEEDLGVALLHRSTRKLSLSEAGESLYHAALQMVKAAEQGRDSVSQLKDEIAGSLRIATSPEIASTYLIPALSEWLSEHENLSLNIISRGDALDIIEDRIDLALVLETNPQGVSLTKVGQVLLASPEYLQRFDAISVPKDLSSHAFIAHGERSSEHLEFQKGSDKFSIRVNSRLITNSQSIALSLAASGYGIVKASELNAKAYIESGTLVPVLADHALPTLTLTAVAVAKDQLPTKAKKCLEILTAYFGK
- the dnaX gene encoding DNA polymerase III subunit gamma/tau, producing the protein MMSQYQVLARKYRPKDFSQLLGQQHVWQALANAIDTGRLHHAYLFTGTRGVGKTTIARILAKCLNCETGITSTPCGVCDTCVSVDAGRFIDLIEIDAASRTKVEDTRDLLENVPYAPTQGRYKVYLIDEVHMLSTHSFNALLKTLEEPPEHVKFILATTDPQKLPITIVSRCLQFVLRPMSQVQLHEHLADILNQENVSFSKQALWQLAESAKGSVRDALSLTDQAIAFGGGKISDESVNAMLGLVDGLDVLRLIDDIYLGDARRIAEHITRLRQQMVDAVAMLDKLVDALHELAMMQYLPLSMDKNEEQKAAFAKLSQKIPADVLQLYYEIAIRARESVRLASTPMQALEMGVLRLLAFRPLAVGEMARPVIQTDSINEPTPADAPTDASNAMPLESADLPSNQTEIDETHEINEINEINEINEINEINEINEINEINEINEINEINEINEIDEIDEIDEIDEIDEIDEIDEIDEIDEIDEIDEVKTNAQPNVASDASKPSPSDEMAEPSDAQPNIQEDAPTTASDAPSLAIQEVEQVQADAVLAPPTQADAISDQKSALKAELLPPPTDMSGEWNAQKWDFWLSEARQDGLFDNDELALLMHSQMLGDIDGVSTLHVESHNAQVSKSFASAKVKIGERLPKMTLGDEPSLLSDADRLATPYVLQQERQAAVLIRAQNQLIQSPVTQALWQQGFIIDDGNPILSGSKLTLNS
- a CDS encoding NRDE family protein: MCIVALAWQVCHQVPLFLISNRDEFYDRPSAGLDYQEDLRFYAGRDLSEGGTWLGVTKSGRWAVLTNYRDGRDRRKFATSRGHLLTAFLQSDDSPMQFAKALQKTQQDYAGFNLIVGNRQQAVYMSNKGHAPEALHGGVYVLSNGLMGDDWAKVAHLRKRFTQELLPLIGHDGTRLGGDVLAVGLDVLEDARTQERLPNTGIDEAWEKALSAIFVKTDGYGTCVSNVLAMTDETLTWHEKSQAGDDVGDIKTVHFALND
- a CDS encoding fatty acid--CoA ligase, translated to MDYQDYQSAHEAYAYPLLIKQLLNRAKVASKDQKIHYADRLTYTYADFFKRINRLANVLKSLDLQAGDVVAVMDWDSHRYLESYFAVPMSQYILQTVNIRLSPDKVLYTLNHAKPKVLLLNAEFAPMIQDYHLDVPSVEKVIWLDDGAFDGAPNAIPDYMHSLCAGEYEALLAAASEDFDFPDFDENTIATTFYTSGTTGDPKGVFFSHRQLVLHTLGITTAFALNAEKQGLGYGDVYMPVTPLFHVHGWGVPYMSTMIGIEQIYPGRYVPEKLVDMIEQKGVTFTHGVPTILQMLLGEMAKRGRKFDGLKMIIGGSRLTEGLARTAVANGVEAFTAYGMSETCPVITMSTFNQKEVLSEDEDIIRRTKTGVPVALVDIQLWQGGERIDAQDEQSTGEIVVRAPWLTQSYFKNHDAGDELWQGGYLHTQDIAHINREGNLQVTDRLKDVIKSGGEWVSSLEIETILSLHPSVADIAVIGVPDEKWGERPMALIVKKPDCQETKAEDILALAEQAFERGMIPKYGIPSQVRFLEQLPKTSVGKLDKKVMRDMFAKGLFAE
- the lysS gene encoding lysine--tRNA ligase, whose product is MSKETQTPETQLSENDLIAQRHAKLKDLENKAKENGKTAYPNTFKREDYAGDLQAQFEGVDKETIENGEKVYAKVAGRVMLNRGSFIVIQDMTGRIQLYVDRKGLDADTLELIKSLDLGDIVAGTGFLGRSGKGDLYVHLEQFELLTKSLRPLPDKFHGLTDTEVKYRQRYLDLMVNEETRKTFEIRSKVVAGIREYLTNERYMEVETPMMHIIPGGASARPFVTHHNALDMELFLRIAPELYLKRLVVGGFERVFEINRNFRNEGVSTRHNPEFTMIEFYQAYADYKDLMALTENMLEKLAMDILGTTDVPYGEEVFSFKAPFAKIPMSEAILKYNPNLTLDNINDREFLADFVKNTLKEEVKPSFGLGKLQTIVFEETVETQLRQPTFITEYPAETSPLARRNDDNPHITDRFEFFIGGRELANGFSELNDPIDQAERFKQQVAEKDAGDDEAMHYDADFIEALEYGLPPTAGEGIGIDRLVMLFANAPSIRDVILFPHMRHK
- the prfA gene encoding peptide chain release factor 1 — translated: MKESLRHRLDQMADRFEEVTHLLSDPDVISDNKKFRALSMEHSELDELVGLWQAFVQAESDLETANEMLSDPDMRELAQDEIESAKAKIDELTETLNVAMLPKDPNDKATAFLEIRAGTGGDEAAIFSGDLFRMYQKYAQSQGWQVEVLSANEGEHGGYKEIISRVSGVGVYGRLKFESGAHRVQRVPATESQGRVHTSACTVAVMPEIEIDDTVEINPADLRIDTYRSSGAGGQHVNTTDSAVRITHIPTGVVAECQQERSQHANKDKAMKMLVAKIQQAKVQAQVDATSDMRRNLVGSGDRSERIRTYNFPQGRMTDHRINLTLYKLDAIMEGDLGELLDSLLREHQADLMASVGE
- a CDS encoding putative quorum-sensing-regulated virulence factor; amino-acid sequence: MNAIILDTETTGMSMPHATEIAWIEIDEHLNQTNLSFNQRFNPLKPIESGASRVTGIYDEDVKDAPPHTTFDMPKVTYVIGHNIRYDLGVLQNAGVDLSSIKPICTCNLARKYFGELPRFSLGALLTHFYPEDKAVYENHAHGAYYDVLFTYKVLIALNQRIGASDFETLFIESLPTKMPFGKHKGKRFEEVPEDYKRWLLRQDIDNALKVALFY
- the trmA gene encoding tRNA (uridine(54)-C5)-methyltransferase TrmA, with the protein product MTALVMNDQTYQAQLSEKIARIGEQFAPFNPPALEVYPSPVSHFRMRAEFRIWHTDDELFYAMFERDEAGKKTVVRLDEFAIASRQINELMPVLLDELKANSLLSERIFEVHFLSTLHGEMLVSLIYHKKLDEAWQGVAQSLADKLGVKIIGRSRGQKIVLSDDFVTEKMTVDIKGVETDFYYRQIEGGFSQPNAFVCTQMLNFACDVADGIENKQDLLELYCGNGNFTLPLSKYFQKVLATELAKSSVHAAKWAIAKNNIANIDIARLSAEEFSEAHAGKREFRRLAEAGIEMNNYAFNTVFVDPPRAGIDGETLKILQNFDNIIYISCNPDTLFDNLQTLTQTHDIKRMALFDQFPYTHHIESGVWLTRRA